Proteins encoded by one window of Yersinia massiliensis:
- the gltB gene encoding glutamate synthase large subunit yields the protein MLYDKSQERDNCGFGLIAHIEGEPSHKVVRTAIHALARMQHRGAILADGKTGDGCGLLLQKPDRFFRMVAEERGWRLAKNYAVGMMFLSQDEELAKASRRIVEEELQNETLSIIGWREVPTNPDVLGEIALSSLPRIEQIFVNAPAGWRPRDMERRLFVARRRIEKRISGDKDFYVCSFSNLVTIYKGLCMPADLPRFYLDLADLRLESAICLFHQRFSTNTVPRWPLAQPFRYLAHNGEINTIAGNRQWARARAYKFKTPLIPDLQDAAPFVNETGSDSSSLDNMLELFLSGGMDLIRAMRLLVPPAWQNNPDMDTDLRAFFDFNSMHMEPWDGPAGIVMSDGRYAACNLDRNGLRPARYVITKDKLITCASEVGIWDYQPDEVIEKGRVGPGELMVIDTRSGKILHSAETDNDLKSRHPYKEWMEKNVKRLVPFEDLPEDQVGSRQLDDSTLETYQKQFGYSNEELDQVIRVLGEIGQEATGSMGDDTPFAVLSSGPRIIYDYFRQQFAQVTNPPIDPLREAHVMSLATSIGREMNVFSEAEGQAHRLSFKSPILLFSDFQQLTTLEGEHYRADRLDLTFDPTETDLERAVLALCEEAERKVRDGAVMLVLSDRAIAANRLPVPAPMAVGAVQTRLVEKNLRCDANIIVETASARDPHHFAVLLGFGATAIYPYLAYESLAKLVDTQAIDKKYRDVMLNYRNGINKGLYKIMSKMGISTIASYRCAKLFEAVGLHRDLTNLCFQGVVSRIGGASFSDFQQDLQNLSKRAWLKRKPLDQGGLLKFVHNGEYHAYNPDVVSTLQTAVHSGEYSDYQAYAKLVNERPVATLRDLLAIKPQGTPIPVDQVEPAESLFTRFDTAAMSIGALSPEAHESLAIAMNSLGGFSNSGEGGEDPARYGTNKVSRIKQVASGRFGVTPAYLVNADVIQIKVAQGAKPGEGGQLPGDKVTPYIAKLRYSVPGVTLISPPPHHDIYSIEDLAQLIFDLKQVNPKAMISVKLVSEPGVGTIATGVAKAYADLITIAGYDGGTGASPLSSVKYAGCPWELGLVETQQALVANGLRHKIRLQVDGGLKTGVDIVKAAILGAESFGFGTGPMVALGCKYLRICHLNNCATGVATQDEKLRRDHYHGLPERVVNYFQFIARETREIMAELGVRQLVDLIGRTDMLLELDGISAKQNKLDLSPMLKTATPHPGKALHCTESNPPFDKGSLNKALLSQAEPYVEAKQSKTFYFDIRNTDRSVGASLSGAIATQHGDQGMATDPIKAYFSGTAGQSFGVWNAGGVELTLTGDANDYVGKGMAGGRIAVRPPVGSNFRSHEASIIGNTCLYGATGGKLFAAGRAGERFAVRNSGAITVVEGIGDNGCEYMTGGIVCVLGRTGINFGAGMTGGFAYVLDEDGEFRKRVNPELVEVLDVDQLAIHEEHLRGLITEHVQLTSSSRGEEILANWPEWVTKFALVKPKSSDVKALLGHRSRSAAELRVQAQ from the coding sequence ATGTTGTACGATAAATCCCAAGAGAGGGACAACTGTGGTTTCGGCCTAATCGCCCACATAGAAGGCGAACCTAGCCATAAGGTCGTGCGTACCGCTATACACGCACTGGCTCGCATGCAACACCGTGGCGCGATTCTTGCTGATGGCAAGACCGGCGACGGTTGTGGTCTGCTTTTACAAAAACCGGATCGCTTTTTCCGGATGGTCGCTGAAGAACGCGGATGGCGTTTGGCCAAAAACTATGCCGTCGGCATGATGTTCCTCAGTCAGGACGAAGAACTCGCCAAGGCAAGCCGCCGCATTGTTGAAGAAGAATTGCAAAACGAAACGCTGTCGATTATCGGCTGGCGCGAAGTGCCGACCAACCCGGATGTTCTCGGTGAAATTGCTCTCTCCTCCCTGCCTCGGATCGAACAAATTTTTGTGAACGCCCCTGCTGGTTGGCGTCCACGTGATATGGAACGCCGCCTATTTGTGGCGCGTCGCCGTATCGAAAAGCGTATTTCAGGTGATAAAGATTTCTACGTTTGTAGTTTCTCTAACCTAGTGACGATCTATAAAGGCTTATGTATGCCTGCGGATCTACCACGCTTTTATCTTGATTTGGCTGACCTGCGTCTTGAATCGGCTATTTGCCTGTTCCATCAACGCTTTTCAACCAACACCGTGCCGCGCTGGCCTTTGGCTCAGCCATTCCGCTATTTGGCCCATAACGGCGAAATCAATACCATCGCCGGTAACCGTCAATGGGCGCGAGCACGTGCTTACAAATTCAAAACGCCATTAATCCCTGATTTGCAGGATGCCGCGCCTTTCGTCAATGAAACCGGTTCAGACTCCAGTTCGCTGGATAACATGCTAGAACTGTTCCTCAGTGGCGGTATGGATTTGATTCGTGCCATGCGTTTGTTAGTGCCACCAGCCTGGCAGAACAACCCTGATATGGACACCGATCTGCGTGCCTTCTTTGACTTCAACTCCATGCATATGGAGCCATGGGATGGTCCGGCTGGCATCGTGATGTCAGATGGTCGTTATGCGGCCTGTAACCTTGACCGTAATGGCTTGCGCCCTGCGCGCTACGTTATCACCAAAGACAAACTGATCACTTGCGCCTCTGAAGTCGGTATTTGGGATTACCAGCCCGATGAAGTGATTGAAAAAGGCCGCGTCGGCCCCGGTGAACTGATGGTGATCGATACCCGTAGCGGTAAGATCCTGCACTCCGCCGAAACCGATAACGATCTAAAAAGCCGCCACCCTTATAAAGAGTGGATGGAGAAGAACGTTAAGCGCTTGGTACCATTCGAAGATCTGCCAGAAGATCAGGTGGGTAGCCGTCAGTTAGATGATTCGACGCTGGAAACCTACCAGAAGCAGTTTGGTTACAGTAATGAAGAGTTGGATCAAGTCATCCGTGTGCTGGGTGAAATTGGTCAAGAAGCCACAGGTTCAATGGGTGATGATACGCCATTTGCTGTGCTCTCCAGCGGCCCGCGCATTATTTACGATTACTTCCGCCAGCAGTTCGCGCAGGTCACCAACCCGCCGATCGATCCGCTGCGTGAAGCGCACGTCATGTCACTGGCAACCAGTATTGGCCGTGAAATGAATGTGTTCAGCGAAGCCGAAGGTCAGGCGCACCGTCTGAGCTTTAAATCGCCAATTTTACTGTTCTCCGATTTCCAACAGCTCACCACATTGGAAGGGGAACATTACCGCGCTGATCGGTTGGATCTGACCTTTGATCCGACTGAAACTGATTTAGAACGAGCAGTACTTGCGTTGTGCGAAGAGGCAGAGCGCAAAGTTCGAGATGGTGCCGTCATGTTGGTGCTGTCAGATCGCGCCATTGCAGCGAATCGTCTGCCGGTTCCAGCGCCAATGGCGGTGGGTGCGGTTCAGACACGTCTGGTGGAAAAAAACCTGCGCTGCGACGCTAACATTATTGTTGAAACCGCCAGCGCACGTGATCCACACCACTTCGCTGTGCTGCTCGGTTTTGGTGCGACTGCGATTTACCCTTATTTGGCATATGAATCATTGGCTAAATTGGTTGATACCCAAGCTATTGATAAAAAGTATCGCGATGTGATGCTTAACTATCGTAACGGGATCAACAAAGGCCTGTACAAAATCATGTCCAAAATGGGCATCTCGACCATCGCCTCATACCGCTGTGCCAAGCTGTTTGAAGCTGTGGGCCTGCATCGTGACCTAACTAATCTCTGCTTCCAAGGCGTCGTGAGCCGTATTGGCGGGGCCAGTTTCAGCGATTTCCAACAGGATTTGCAGAATCTGTCCAAGCGCGCTTGGCTGAAGCGTAAGCCATTGGATCAGGGCGGTTTACTGAAATTTGTCCACAACGGCGAATACCATGCGTATAACCCAGATGTGGTCAGCACTCTACAAACTGCGGTTCACAGCGGTGAATACAGCGATTATCAGGCTTATGCCAAGTTGGTCAATGAGCGGCCTGTTGCGACGCTGCGCGATCTCTTGGCGATTAAACCGCAAGGCACGCCGATCCCCGTTGATCAGGTTGAGCCTGCTGAATCATTGTTTACCCGCTTTGATACTGCCGCCATGTCTATCGGCGCACTCAGCCCGGAAGCTCACGAATCACTCGCTATCGCCATGAATAGCCTCGGTGGATTCTCAAACTCCGGTGAAGGGGGCGAAGATCCTGCTCGCTACGGCACCAATAAGGTTTCTCGTATTAAGCAGGTGGCTTCTGGTCGTTTTGGTGTCACGCCAGCGTATTTGGTGAATGCTGATGTTATTCAGATCAAAGTAGCCCAAGGCGCGAAACCGGGTGAAGGTGGTCAATTACCGGGTGATAAAGTCACCCCGTATATCGCCAAACTGCGTTATTCCGTTCCGGGTGTGACATTGATCTCCCCGCCACCGCATCATGATATTTACTCAATCGAGGATTTAGCTCAGCTAATTTTCGACTTGAAACAGGTCAATCCGAAAGCCATGATTTCGGTGAAACTGGTGTCTGAACCGGGTGTCGGTACCATCGCGACCGGTGTGGCGAAAGCCTACGCCGACCTGATTACCATTGCCGGCTATGATGGTGGTACGGGTGCGAGTCCACTGTCGTCGGTCAAATATGCCGGTTGTCCGTGGGAGCTAGGGCTGGTGGAAACACAGCAAGCGCTGGTTGCCAACGGCTTGCGCCATAAAATCCGTCTGCAAGTGGATGGCGGCCTGAAAACCGGCGTTGATATCGTTAAGGCCGCGATTTTAGGAGCTGAAAGTTTTGGCTTCGGTACTGGGCCAATGGTCGCGTTAGGTTGTAAATACCTGCGTATTTGTCACCTGAATAACTGTGCAACCGGTGTTGCTACTCAGGATGAAAAACTGCGTCGTGATCACTACCACGGCTTGCCTGAACGCGTAGTGAATTACTTCCAGTTTATCGCGCGGGAAACGCGGGAAATCATGGCTGAGCTAGGTGTTCGTCAACTGGTTGATTTAATTGGTCGTACCGACATGTTGCTGGAGCTCGATGGTATCTCAGCCAAGCAGAACAAGTTGGATCTGTCGCCAATGCTGAAAACCGCAACGCCACATCCGGGCAAAGCTCTGCATTGTACCGAAAGTAACCCGCCGTTTGATAAAGGGTCACTGAACAAAGCGTTGCTATCGCAAGCCGAGCCCTATGTCGAAGCAAAACAAAGTAAAACGTTCTATTTTGATATCCGTAACACAGACCGTTCTGTTGGCGCATCATTGTCAGGTGCGATTGCCACTCAACACGGCGATCAAGGTATGGCAACGGACCCTATCAAAGCTTATTTCTCCGGTACAGCCGGTCAAAGTTTTGGGGTTTGGAATGCCGGTGGCGTTGAGCTGACCTTAACGGGCGATGCCAACGACTATGTGGGTAAAGGCATGGCCGGTGGTCGCATTGCGGTGCGCCCTCCTGTCGGTTCTAACTTCCGTAGCCACGAAGCCAGCATTATCGGTAACACCTGCTTATATGGTGCCACAGGCGGCAAATTGTTCGCCGCTGGTCGTGCCGGTGAGCGTTTCGCCGTACGTAACTCCGGTGCGATCACCGTGGTGGAAGGTATCGGCGATAACGGTTGTGAATATATGACGGGTGGGATTGTTTGCGTACTGGGCCGCACTGGAATTAACTTCGGTGCCGGTATGACCGGTGGTTTCGCTTACGTTCTTGATGAAGACGGTGAATTCCGTAAACGTGTTAACCCTGAGCTGGTAGAAGTGCTGGATGTCGACCAATTGGCCATCCATGAAGAGCATCTGCGTGGGCTGATCACTGAACATGTTCAGTTGACAAGTTCTAGCCGTGGCGAAGAGATTCTGGCTAACTGGCCAGAATGGGTGACCAAGTTTGCTTTGGTTAAACCGAAATCCAGCGATGTGAAAGCACTGTTGGGCCACCGTAGCCGTTCCGCAGCTGAGCTGCGGGTTCAAGCGCAGTAA
- a CDS encoding TIGR01212 family radical SAM protein (This family includes YhcC from E. coli K-12, an uncharacterized radical SAM protein.), whose product MQLQQLVNMFGADLQRRYGEKVHKLTLHGGFSCPNRDGTLGRGGCTFCQVASFSDEQMQQQSIAQQLAAQAKKTNRAKRYLAYFQAYTSTYAEVNALAAMYEQALAEADIVGLCVGTRPDCVPDAVLDLLSGYHQQGYEVWLELGLQTANDKTLKRINRGHDFACYQQTARRARARGLKVCCHLIVGLPGEDQAQGMETLEKVVATGVDGLKLHPLHIVEGSTMAKAWRAGRLPELALEEYVQTAGEMIRHTPADIVYHRISASARRPTLLAPLWCANRWVGMNELNQYMLAYGGQASAL is encoded by the coding sequence ATGCAGTTGCAGCAATTAGTCAATATGTTTGGTGCGGATTTACAGCGCCGCTATGGTGAAAAAGTGCATAAACTCACGTTGCACGGGGGGTTTAGCTGCCCTAATCGTGATGGAACCCTTGGCCGTGGGGGTTGCACCTTTTGTCAGGTTGCCTCATTTTCCGATGAGCAAATGCAGCAACAAAGTATTGCCCAGCAGTTAGCGGCACAAGCGAAAAAAACCAATCGGGCAAAACGTTACCTCGCTTACTTTCAGGCTTATACCAGTACTTATGCAGAGGTGAATGCGTTAGCGGCCATGTATGAGCAAGCGTTGGCTGAGGCTGACATTGTCGGTTTATGTGTGGGAACGCGGCCCGATTGCGTACCGGATGCCGTGCTAGATTTGCTCAGTGGCTATCATCAGCAGGGCTATGAGGTTTGGCTCGAGCTAGGGTTACAAACTGCAAACGATAAAACCCTTAAACGCATTAATCGTGGTCATGATTTTGCCTGTTATCAGCAGACCGCGCGCCGAGCACGTGCTCGTGGCTTGAAAGTCTGCTGCCATTTGATCGTTGGCCTGCCCGGCGAGGATCAGGCGCAAGGGATGGAAACGCTGGAGAAAGTGGTGGCAACAGGGGTAGATGGATTGAAATTACACCCGCTGCATATTGTCGAGGGCAGTACCATGGCGAAAGCTTGGCGAGCAGGGCGCTTGCCAGAGCTAGCATTAGAGGAATACGTGCAGACCGCCGGTGAAATGATTCGCCACACGCCAGCCGACATTGTTTATCACCGAATTTCCGCCAGTGCCCGTAGACCCACGCTGTTAGCCCCATTATGGTGCGCAAATCGCTGGGTCGGCATGAATGAGTTGAATCAGTATATGCTGGCTTATGGTGGGCAAGCGTCAGCGCTGTAA
- the arcB gene encoding aerobic respiration two-component sensor histidine kinase ArcB, translated as MKQIRVLAQYYVDLMVKLGLIRFSLLLASVLVLLAMVVQMAVTFALRGSVETLDLVRSIFFGLLITPWAVYFLSVVVEQLEESRQRLSRLVDKLEVMRYRDLELNKQLTENIAQLNQEIVEREKAEKAHLQVVDKLKEEMGHREQAQVELGQQSALLRSFLDASPDLVYYRNEDNEFSGCNRAMELLTGKSEKQLVGLTPKDVYAPDIAEKVMETDEKVFRHNVSLTYEQWLVYPDGRKACFELRKVPFYDRVGKRHGLMGFGRDITERKRYQDALENASRDKTTFISTISHELRTPLNGIVGLSRILLDTELDSEQLKYLKTIHVSAITLGNIFNDIIEMDKLERRKVQLDNQPIDFTGFMADLENLTGLLVQPKGLKFTMEPQLPLPEKIITDGTRLRQILWNLIGNAVKFTQQGEVVVRVRREGSDQLTFEVEDSGMGIPEDEQDKIFAMYYQVKDSNGGRPATGTGIGLAVSKRLAQSMGGDITVKSAKGSGSCFTLTIKAPAVQQTTQAPTADDMPLPALHVLLVEDIELNVIVARSVLEKLGNSVEVAMNGHDALAMFQPDNFDLVLLDIQLPDMSGLDIARQIRSQFDSQSLPPLVALTANVLKDKKEYLDAGMDDVLSKPLSVPALTAMIKQFWDHKPSSSAKKQEHKLMQTHESLLDTAMLEQYIDLVGPQLIHQSLEMFEQMMPGYLAVLDSNMTARDQKGITEEAHKIKGAAGSVGLRHIQQLAQQIQTPTLPAWWDNVQDWVDELKSEWRNDVQVLREWAAEAEKK; from the coding sequence ATGAAGCAAATCAGGGTATTGGCCCAGTATTATGTTGATTTAATGGTGAAATTGGGGCTGATTCGCTTCTCGTTGCTATTAGCATCGGTGCTGGTCCTGCTCGCCATGGTGGTACAAATGGCAGTGACCTTTGCGCTGAGAGGGTCAGTGGAAACCCTCGATCTGGTGCGATCCATCTTCTTTGGCTTATTGATAACACCTTGGGCGGTGTACTTCCTGTCAGTGGTCGTCGAGCAATTGGAAGAGTCGCGTCAACGATTATCGCGCTTGGTGGATAAGCTCGAAGTGATGCGCTACCGCGATTTAGAACTGAACAAACAGTTGACCGAAAACATTGCTCAGCTCAATCAGGAAATTGTCGAACGCGAAAAAGCGGAAAAAGCCCATTTACAGGTGGTTGATAAGCTCAAAGAAGAGATGGGCCACCGTGAACAAGCTCAGGTTGAGCTCGGGCAGCAGTCCGCTTTACTACGTTCATTCCTCGATGCTTCCCCAGACTTGGTTTATTACCGAAACGAAGACAATGAGTTCTCCGGCTGTAATCGGGCGATGGAGCTGTTAACGGGCAAAAGTGAGAAACAGTTGGTCGGGCTGACGCCAAAAGATGTCTATGCACCTGACATCGCAGAAAAAGTCATGGAAACCGATGAAAAAGTCTTCCGTCACAACGTTTCTCTCACCTACGAGCAGTGGTTAGTCTATCCCGATGGACGAAAAGCCTGTTTTGAGCTGCGTAAAGTGCCGTTTTACGATCGTGTTGGCAAACGCCATGGCCTAATGGGCTTTGGTCGCGATATTACGGAGCGTAAGCGCTATCAGGATGCGTTAGAGAATGCCAGTAGGGATAAGACCACGTTTATCTCAACCATCAGCCATGAGCTGCGCACGCCGCTTAATGGCATAGTGGGCCTGAGCCGTATCTTGCTCGATACAGAATTAGACAGCGAGCAACTGAAATACCTGAAAACCATTCACGTGAGTGCCATCACTCTCGGTAATATTTTTAATGATATCATTGAGATGGATAAACTCGAGCGCCGGAAAGTTCAACTGGATAATCAGCCCATTGATTTTACCGGTTTTATGGCGGATCTGGAGAACCTCACCGGTTTGCTGGTACAGCCAAAAGGGCTGAAGTTTACGATGGAGCCACAATTGCCACTGCCAGAGAAGATCATCACTGACGGCACGCGATTACGTCAAATTCTGTGGAATCTTATTGGCAATGCGGTGAAATTTACTCAGCAAGGTGAAGTTGTGGTGCGGGTACGGCGTGAGGGAAGTGACCAACTGACGTTTGAAGTGGAAGACTCCGGTATGGGGATCCCTGAAGACGAACAGGATAAAATTTTTGCCATGTATTATCAGGTGAAAGACAGCAATGGCGGTCGTCCAGCAACAGGTACAGGTATTGGTTTGGCTGTGTCTAAACGACTGGCGCAGAGCATGGGAGGCGATATCACGGTCAAAAGTGCCAAAGGATCGGGTTCATGTTTTACTCTGACCATTAAAGCGCCGGCGGTCCAGCAAACCACTCAGGCACCAACAGCCGATGACATGCCATTGCCTGCACTTCATGTCTTGCTGGTGGAAGATATTGAGCTGAACGTCATTGTCGCGCGTTCGGTATTGGAAAAACTCGGCAATAGCGTTGAGGTCGCGATGAATGGCCACGATGCATTGGCCATGTTCCAGCCAGATAATTTTGATTTGGTGCTACTAGATATTCAGTTACCGGATATGAGTGGGTTAGATATTGCCCGACAAATTCGTTCGCAATTTGACTCGCAGTCACTGCCGCCATTGGTGGCGTTGACCGCCAACGTCCTCAAAGACAAAAAAGAGTATTTAGACGCCGGAATGGATGACGTGCTGAGTAAGCCATTGTCGGTGCCTGCACTTACGGCCATGATTAAGCAATTTTGGGATCATAAGCCTTCTTCTTCAGCCAAAAAACAGGAACATAAATTGATGCAAACCCATGAATCGTTACTTGATACTGCGATGTTGGAACAATACATCGATTTGGTCGGCCCACAATTGATTCATCAAAGTTTGGAAATGTTTGAACAAATGATGCCGGGATATTTAGCGGTGTTGGATTCCAACATGACAGCACGGGATCAGAAGGGGATTACCGAAGAAGCGCATAAAATCAAAGGGGCAGCTGGTTCTGTTGGCCTACGTCATATCCAACAATTAGCGCAACAAATTCAAACCCCAACACTGCCAGCATGGTGGGATAATGTGCAAGATTGGGTTGATGAATTAAAATCAGAATGGCGCAATGATGTACAGGTATTACGTGAGTGGGCAGCGGAAGCTGAAAAAAAATAA
- the elbB gene encoding isoprenoid biosynthesis glyoxalase ElbB, whose product MKTVGVVLSGCGVFDGAEIHESVLTLLALDRAGARVLCFAPDKPQLHVINHVTGEEMAEQRNVLVESARIARGQVAPLSSADSTQLDALIVPGGFGAAKNLSDFAIKGSECAIDPDLAKLVQSMHKSGKPIGFMCISPVMLPKLLGKPIRLTIGNDPDTIDAIEIMGGEHVVCPVEDVVIDIDNKVVTTPAYMLAESISDAAKGIDKLVTKVLDLTE is encoded by the coding sequence ATGAAAACAGTTGGAGTTGTCCTAAGTGGATGTGGCGTTTTCGATGGCGCGGAAATTCATGAATCTGTCCTAACCCTGTTAGCGCTGGATCGCGCTGGCGCACGCGTTTTGTGCTTCGCCCCTGATAAGCCACAACTGCATGTTATTAATCATGTTACCGGTGAAGAAATGGCTGAGCAGCGCAATGTCTTGGTGGAATCTGCGCGTATCGCTCGGGGGCAGGTTGCGCCACTTTCCTCTGCCGATTCTACGCAATTAGACGCCTTAATTGTTCCCGGTGGTTTTGGGGCTGCGAAGAACCTCAGCGATTTCGCTATTAAAGGTTCTGAATGTGCCATCGATCCGGATTTAGCTAAATTAGTTCAATCAATGCATAAGTCAGGTAAACCAATTGGATTTATGTGTATTTCTCCTGTGATGTTGCCAAAACTATTGGGTAAACCTATCCGTCTGACGATTGGTAACGATCCCGATACTATTGATGCCATTGAGATTATGGGGGGAGAGCATGTCGTTTGCCCGGTTGAGGATGTGGTGATTGATATCGATAACAAAGTGGTGACCACGCCCGCTTATATGTTAGCCGAGTCAATTTCTGACGCTGCAAAAGGGATTGATAAATTGGTGACAAAGGTGCTGGATTTAACCGAATGA
- the mtgA gene encoding monofunctional biosynthetic peptidoglycan transglycosylase, protein MISPRRLLNRLWYWVKRGVIGIVALWLAGILIFAFLPVPFSMVMIERQLGAWLTGDFSYVAHSDWVPMDEISPYMALAVMAAEDQKFPEHWGFDVDAIESALTHNQRNQNRIRGASTLSQQTAKNLFLWDGRSWVRKGLEVGLTAGIELVWTKRRILTVYLNIAEFGEGIFGVEAAAQHFFKKPASKLSASEAALLAAVLPNPLRFKANAPSGYVHSRQQWILRQMRQLGGKEFLQESSLD, encoded by the coding sequence ATGATTTCACCTCGGCGCTTACTGAATCGGCTTTGGTATTGGGTCAAACGAGGCGTTATTGGCATCGTTGCGCTGTGGCTGGCGGGTATTTTGATTTTTGCTTTCCTGCCGGTTCCTTTTTCTATGGTAATGATTGAAAGGCAGTTGGGTGCATGGTTAACCGGTGATTTTTCCTATGTTGCGCATTCTGACTGGGTACCCATGGATGAAATATCCCCTTACATGGCACTGGCCGTCATGGCGGCTGAAGACCAAAAGTTTCCAGAACACTGGGGGTTTGATGTTGATGCTATCGAGTCGGCACTGACCCATAATCAGCGTAATCAAAATCGTATCCGTGGCGCATCCACGCTATCGCAGCAAACGGCAAAAAATCTGTTTCTTTGGGATGGTCGTAGCTGGGTACGTAAAGGGCTGGAAGTAGGGCTGACCGCCGGTATTGAGCTGGTTTGGACTAAGCGTCGTATTCTGACGGTTTACCTCAATATCGCCGAATTTGGCGAGGGAATTTTTGGTGTGGAAGCAGCAGCGCAACACTTCTTCAAAAAACCGGCGAGTAAATTGAGTGCGTCAGAAGCGGCATTATTGGCTGCGGTATTGCCCAACCCGCTGCGCTTTAAGGCGAATGCTCCCTCTGGCTATGTGCATTCTCGTCAACAATGGATTTTGCGCCAAATGCGCCAGTTAGGTGGGAAGGAGTTTTTGCAGGAAAGCTCATTAGATTGA
- the dolP gene encoding division/outer membrane stress-associated lipid-binding lipoprotein has product MKVGYIFAMLLSALLLQGCVGAVVVGSAAVATKTVTDPRSVGTQVDDGTLEARVVNALSKDQQIKSQTRFVVTAYQGKVLLTGQTPTAELSNRAKQIAAGVDGATEVYNEMRIGKPVDLGTASMDTWITTKVRSQLLTADSVKSSNVKVTTENSEVFLLGLVTQQEAQSAAQIASQVSGVKHVTTAFTIVK; this is encoded by the coding sequence ATGAAGGTTGGTTATATTTTTGCCATGCTACTCAGCGCCCTGCTATTGCAAGGCTGTGTCGGTGCCGTGGTTGTCGGCAGCGCAGCTGTTGCAACGAAAACAGTGACAGACCCACGTTCTGTCGGTACTCAGGTAGACGATGGCACGCTAGAGGCCAGAGTCGTCAACGCGCTGAGCAAAGATCAGCAGATAAAAAGCCAGACACGTTTTGTGGTGACCGCTTATCAAGGGAAAGTATTGCTGACTGGGCAAACACCAACCGCAGAACTGTCTAATCGCGCCAAACAGATTGCCGCAGGTGTCGATGGTGCAACCGAAGTGTATAACGAGATGCGCATAGGTAAACCCGTTGATCTGGGTACCGCGTCAATGGATACGTGGATCACCACCAAAGTCCGTTCACAATTGTTGACCGCCGACTCGGTAAAATCATCAAATGTGAAAGTGACGACTGAAAATAGCGAAGTCTTCCTTTTGGGTTTGGTCACTCAGCAGGAAGCGCAATCAGCCGCGCAAATTGCTAGCCAAGTGAGTGGCGTTAAACACGTCACCACCGCGTTCACCATCGTTAAATAA
- the diaA gene encoding DnaA initiator-associating protein DiaA, whose product MLDRIKGCFTESIQTQIAAAEALPDAISRAAMTLVQSLLNGNKILCCGNGTSAANAQHFAASMINRFETERPSLPAIALNADNVVLTAITNDRLHDEVYAKQVRALGHAGDVLLAISTRGNSRDIVKAVEAAVTRDMTIVALTGYDGGELAGLLGQQDVEIRIPSHRGARVQELHMLTVNCLCDLIDNTLFPHQDD is encoded by the coding sequence GTGCTGGACAGAATTAAAGGCTGTTTTACCGAAAGTATTCAAACCCAGATTGCCGCGGCTGAAGCATTGCCTGATGCCATTTCTCGCGCCGCAATGACATTGGTTCAGTCACTGCTTAATGGCAATAAAATTCTCTGCTGCGGTAATGGGACGTCTGCGGCTAACGCGCAACACTTTGCTGCCAGCATGATAAATCGCTTCGAAACAGAACGGCCAAGCCTACCGGCGATTGCTTTGAATGCTGATAATGTTGTTCTGACTGCCATAACTAACGATCGCTTGCATGATGAAGTTTATGCCAAGCAAGTACGAGCACTCGGTCATGCTGGTGACGTTTTACTCGCAATTTCCACTCGCGGTAATAGCCGTGATATTGTGAAAGCGGTCGAAGCCGCAGTCACGCGCGATATGACCATTGTCGCCCTTACCGGTTACGATGGCGGTGAATTAGCGGGTTTGTTGGGTCAGCAGGATGTTGAAATCCGCATCCCTTCACACCGCGGCGCGCGCGTTCAAGAATTACACATGCTCACAGTGAATTGTTTATGTGATCTAATTGATAACACTCTATTTCCTCATCAGGACGATTAA
- a CDS encoding YraN family protein produces the protein MSQRMTGAYYEQQARRHLEQAGLIFQAANVTYQSGEIDLIMRDGPTWVFVEVRFRRNALFGGAAASVTYRKQQRLLRAAAVWLAQRSASFATTPCRFDVFAITGSQIEWLPNAFNAD, from the coding sequence ATGAGTCAACGGATGACTGGCGCATACTACGAACAACAAGCCCGCCGCCACCTTGAACAGGCGGGTTTAATTTTTCAAGCGGCCAATGTCACCTATCAAAGTGGTGAGATTGACCTTATCATGCGCGATGGGCCAACCTGGGTTTTTGTCGAGGTTCGCTTTCGGCGCAATGCCCTATTTGGTGGTGCCGCTGCCAGCGTCACCTACCGCAAGCAACAACGGTTACTCCGAGCCGCCGCCGTTTGGTTGGCCCAGCGAAGTGCCAGTTTTGCCACGACACCGTGCCGTTTTGATGTTTTTGCTATCACTGGTAGTCAGATAGAATGGCTGCCTAACGCCTTCAATGCGGATTGA